A window of the Halichoerus grypus chromosome 2, mHalGry1.hap1.1, whole genome shotgun sequence genome harbors these coding sequences:
- the LOC144378769 gene encoding protocadherin gamma-A2-like: protein MAALQKLPQRRRLIRLCFLLVVLWEVGAGQMHYSVPEEIDKGSFVGDIAKDLGLEPPALAERGVRIISRGRSQLFALNPRSGSLVTAGRIDREELCAQSTRCLVNFNILLEDKLNIYSVEVEITDINDNAPRFGVEELELKISEMTTPGFRIPLKCAHDADVGENTLQKYELNPNDHFSLDVRSGVDGNKHPELVLELALDREEKAIHYLLLVALDGGSPVRSGTSRICVTVLDVNDNAPIFTQPEYRVSVPENMPVGTWILTVTATDTDEGYNAQVAYFQEKTLGETPEVFELESTSGDITITKSLDFEDAKVHEIDIEAQDGPGLLTRTKVIVTVLDVNDNAPEFYMTSATSSIPEDSPPGTIIALFNVHDRDSGQNAFITCSLPENLPFKLERSVDNYHRLVTTRALDREQFSFYNITVTAKDGGEPSLSKDAYILLQVADINDNPPTFPHMSYSAYIPENNPRGASIISVAAHDPDSDDNAHVTYSLTEDTLQGAPLSSYISINSDTGIVYALRSFDYEQFQDLQLWLTAWDNGNPPLSSNVSLSIFVLDQNDNAPEILYPALPTDGSTGVELAPRSAEPGYLVTKVVAVDRDSGQNAWLSYRLLKASEPGLFAVGLHTGEVRTARALLDRDALKQSLVVAVQDHGQPPLSATVTLTVAVADSIPDILADLGSIRTPADPGDSDLTLYLVVAVAAVSCVFLAFVIVLLALRLRRWHASRLLQASGGGLVGVPASHFVGVDGVRAFLQTYSHEVSLTADSRESHVIFPQPNYADTLISQESCEKKDFLSAPQSLLEDKEETFSQVNSLHNILSSYY from the coding sequence ATGGCGGCTCTGCAAAAGTTGCCACAACGCAGAAGGCTTATCCggctctgctttcttttggtcGTCTTGTGGGAGGTCGGAGCTGGGCAGATGCACTATTCTGTGCCAGAAGAGATTGACAAAGGCTCCTTCGTGGGTGACATCGCCAAGGACCTGGGGCTGGAGCCCCCTGCACTGGCAGAGCGTGGAGTCCGCATCATCTCCAGAGGTAGGTCGCAGCTTTTTGCTCTGAATCCGAGAAGTGGCAGCTTGGTCACCGCGGGCAGGATAGATCGGGAGGAGCTCTGCGCTCAGAGCACGCGGTGTCTGGTGAATTTTAACATACTCCTGGAAGACAAATTGAACATTTATTCAGTAGAGGTGGAAATAACAGATATTAACGATAATGCCCCTCGCTTTGGAGTAGAGGAACTAGAgctaaaaataagtgaaatgacTACGCCAGGATTCCGAATTCCCCTAAAGTGTGCGCATGATGCGGACGTAGGAGAAAACACCCTTCAGAAGTACGAACTGAACCCAAATGACCACTTCTCCCTGGATGTGCGAAGCGGAGTGGATGGGAACAAGCACCCTGAGCTGGTGCTGGAGCTCGCCCTGGACCGCGAGGAAAAAGCCATTCACTACCTCCTCCTTGTGGCTTTGGATGGGGGTAGTCCGGTCCGATCTGGCACCTCCCGCATCTGTGTGACCGTCCTGGATGTGAACGACAACGCCCCTATATTTACACAGCCTGAGTACCGTGTAAGTGTTCCTGAGAATATGCCCGTAGGCACCTGGATACTCACAGTGACTGCCACTGACACAGATGAGGGATACAATGCCCAAGTGGCATATTTTCAAGAGAAAACCTTGGGAGAAACCCCAGAGGTATTTGAGCTTGAGTCGACATCTGGAGATATAACAATCACAAAGAGTCTAGATTTTGAGGATGCCAAAGTCCATGAAATTGATATTGAAGCTCAGGATGGTCCGGGCCTTCTGACCAGGACAAAGGTTATTGTGACAGTTCTGGATGTGAATGACAATGCCCCAGAATTTTACATGACATCTGCTACTAGCTCAATTCCTGAAGACTCTCCCCCAGGAACCATAATTGCACTTTTCAATGTACATGACAGAGACTCTGGGCAGAATGCATTTATCACATGTTCACTCCCCGAGAACCTTCCTTTCAAGTTAGAAAGATCAGTGGACAATTACCACCGACTGGTTACAACCAGAGCCCTTGACAGGGAACAGTTTTCCTTTTATAACATCACTGTGACTGCTAAAGATGGAGGGGAACCATCTCTGTCCAAGGATGCTTACATTTTGTTGCAGGTGGCAGACATCAATGACAacccacccaccttcccccacATGTCCTACTCTGCCTACATTCCTGAAAACAACCCCAGAGGTGCCTCCATCATTTCTGTGGCGGCCCATGACCCTGACAGTGACGATAATGCCCATGTAACTTATTCTTTGACTGAAGACACTCTTCAGGGTGCACCCCTGTCCTCTTATATCTCCATCAACTCTGACACCGGTATCGTGTATGCGTTGCGCTCCTTTGACTATGAGCAGTTCCAGGATTTGCAGCTGTGGTTGACTGCGTGGGACAATGGGAACCCGCCCCTCAGCAGCAACGTGTCATTGAGCATATTCGTGCTGGACCAGAACGACAACGCTCCCGAAATCCTGTACCCCGCCCTCCCCACCGACGGTTCCACAGGCGTGGAGCTGGCGCCCCGCTCCGCAGAGCCCGGCTACCTGGTCACTAAGGTGGTGGCGGTGGACAGAGACTCGGGCCAGAACGCCTGGCTGTCCTACCGCCTGCTCAAGGCGAGCGAGCCAGGGCTCTTCGCGGTGGGGCTGCACACGGGCGAGGTGCGCACGGCGCGGGCCCTGCTGGACAGAGACGCGCTCAAGCAGAGCCTGGTGGTGGCGGTGCAGGACCACGGCCAGCCCCCTCTCTCGGCCACCGTCACGCTCACCGTGGCCGTGGCCGACAGCATCCCGGACATCCTGGCGGACCTGGGCAGCATCAGGACCCCCGCCGACCCAGGCGATTCGGACCTCACGCTGTATCtggtggtggcggtggcggcAGTCTCGTGCGTCTTCCTGGCCTTTGTCATCGTGCTGCTGGCGCTCAGGCTGAGGCGCTGGCACGCGTCGCGTCTGCTCCAGGCTTCCGGAGGCGGGCTGGTGGGCGTGCCGGCCTCGCACTTTGTGGGCGTGGACGGGGTGCGGGCTTTCCTGCAGACCTATTCCCACGAGGTCTCCCTGACCGCGGACTCGCGGGAGAGTCACGTGATCTTCCCCCAGCCCAACTACGCGGACACGCTCATCAGCCAGGAGAGCTGTGAGAAAAAGGATTTTCTATCAGCACCGCAGTCTTTACTTGAAgataaagaagaaacattttctcaGGTAAATTCCCTTCACAATATACTTAGTAGCTAttactaa